From one Musa acuminata AAA Group cultivar baxijiao chromosome BXJ2-6, Cavendish_Baxijiao_AAA, whole genome shotgun sequence genomic stretch:
- the LOC135615678 gene encoding uncharacterized protein LOC135615678, with the protein MASMGGIGLFKQGWKWVQSRKQAFVFVRVAASWAGEKLVLLVDRHWPLVYSWCTVAGRFLFRLILQWRDCFVGGLRSLFTLGSAALFLVLWSCFLCLTSTTSLVYMLLSLVAAAAVIHYLGFTPGLLIVGLYGILIMWIYGYFWITAMLFIGGGYMFSLNHARFLILMATAYAVYYINARVGLHGVFLSLSLSFISNDILNKLLQGYDGTDEGIHEEQKEPEPFMEDFSVDSEDSPKEAEEVTSYMSPCTTSKASHLPSTHKDASSSKVVMVESTSLVEMKRIMNSTNHYEVLGFLKSKTVDPKIMKKEYHKKVLLVHPDKNLGSPLACESFKKLQCAYEVLSDLTKKKNYDEQLRREESGRVCQRSSVTSQQGGVEYRSEESRRIECTKCGNSHIWICTNRSKGRARWCQSCSQYHQAKDGDGWVESGCSPVVTTPRKVEIPQAFVCAESKIFDVSEWAICQGMACKPNTHGPSFHVNMVGLDGTGLRSNPSRYPWGLDAEMIVEDDEFELWLQQALASGIFSESPKRRKSWPFKINHKSMKPWRKSP; encoded by the exons ATGGCTTCAATGGGCGGCATAGGCTTGTTCAAGCAAGGGTGGAAATGGGTACAATCCCGAAAGCAGGCCTTTGTGTTCGTCCGAGTTGCTGCGagttgggccggagagaaactCGTGCTTCTGGTCGACCGCCACTGGCCGTTGGTTTACAGCTGGTGCACAGTTGCTGGAAGGTTCCTTTTTAGGTTGATATTGCAGTGGAGGGACTGTTTTGTGGGAGGTTTGAGGTCCCTGTTTACCTTGGGTTCAGCAGCTCTATTCCTCGTATTGTGGAGTTGCTTCCTTTGCTTGACTTCGACGACTTCCCTCGTCTACATGCTTCTAAGTCTG GTAGCTGCTGCTGCAGTCATTCACTATTTGGGATTCACACCTGGACTTCTTATTGTTGGGCTTTATGGCATTCTTATTATGTGGATATATGGTTACTTTTGGATTACAGCAATGCTATTTATAGGTGGAG GTTATATGTTCTCCCTTAATCATGCACGGTTTTTGATATTAATGGCGACTGCTTATGCTGTTTATTATATCAATGCCCGTGTAGGATTGCATGGGGTTTTTCTGTCTTTAAGTCTTTCGTtcatttccaatgatatattgaaTAAGTTGCTACAAGGATACGATGGTACTGATGAAGGCATACATGAAGAACAAAAGGAACCAGAACCGTTTATGGAAGATTTTTCTGTTGACAGTGAAGACTCTCCTAAAGAAGCTGAAGAAGTGACATCTTATATGTCGCCTTGCACAACATCCAAGGCATCACATCTTCCAAGTACTCACAAGGATGCTTCGTCTAGCAAGGTTGTCATGGTGGAATCGACTTCATTGGTTGAGATGAAAAGGATAATGAACAGCACAAACCATTATGAAGTCTTGGGCTTTCTTAAAAGTAAGACTGTTGACCCTAAGATAATGAAGAAGGAATACCATAAAAAG GTCTTGCTTGTTCATCCTGACAAAAATTTGGGAAGTCCATTAGCTTGTGAATCATTTAAGAAGCTTCAATGCGCATATGAG gttctttcagatttgacaaagaaGAAAAACTATGATGAACAGTTGAGAAGGGAAGAATCTGGGAGAGTGTGTCAGAGGTCTTCTGTTACCTCTCAGCAG GGAGGAGTAGAGTACCGTTCTGAAGAATCTAGGCGTATTGAATGCACAAAGTGCGGAAATTCTCATATATGGATATGCACTAACAGAAGTAAAGGGAGGGCACGGTGGTGTCAG TCTTGTTCCCAGTATCATCAAGCCAAGGATGGAGACGGGTGGGTAGAAAGTGGGTGTTCACCAGTTGTAACAACACCTCGGAAG GTTGAAATTCCACAAGCTTTTGTGTGCGCAGAGAGCAAAATCTTTGATGTGTCTGAATGGGCAATTTGTCAG GGAATGGCATGCAAGCCTAACACTCATGGGCCAAGCTTTCATGTGAACATGGTTGGTCTGGATGGGACAGGGCTGCGATCTAATCCCTCCAGATATCCTTGGGGACTGGATGCTGAGATGATTGTTGAGGATGATGAGTTTGAGTTGTGGCTTCAGCAGGCTTTGGCATCTGGCATTTTCTCTGAGAGTCCAAAGCGTAGAAAAAGCTGGCCATTTAAGATTAACCATAAAAGCATGAAACCATGGCGGAAATCGCCATAA